GGCGTCCGTCGGCGGACCAGGGCGACGCCAACCAGCCCGGACAGCAGCGTCAGCGGGACGGCGGTCACCAGCCGGTCCGGCACGAACCACCAGCCGGCACCGCCGAGCAGTGCGACCACGGTGGCCCGCGCGGCCGTGGCCAGCACGGCCGCGATCAGCACCGCGGCGCCGGCCTTTGCACCCCGCAACGGCCAGGCCGCCACCCATAGGCCACCGGCGACCACCACCAGGAGCAGGTCGAGGACCAGCAACACGCTCATGCCGCGTGCGCCCGCTCGGGCCCGGTGGTCAGCTCGTCGGCCGCCCTGGCGGCGAGCCGGCGGGCGTTCGCCAGGCCGGTGATGGCGGTGCCCAGCACGGCCAGGCCGTTCACCGCGTGCAGCGCGACGAGGTACAGCGGCAAGCCGCTGCGGTCCGTCGTGCTCCCGCCCAGCGCGGTGCTCATGGCGCTCAGGACGAACTGCAGGATGACCAGGCCAATCGGCAGCGCGGCGAAAGCGATGGTCCGCCCGCCGGCCCGCGCCAGCGCCGCGACGACGGTGTTGAGCAGGGCGAGCGCCAGGATGGCCACCGCCCCGGTACGGTGCGCCGTCCACGCGTCCGCAGTGGCCGGCCGGCTGAACGCGCCGACCCCGGCCAGATAGAACTGCGCCAGCACGACGACGACGACGAGCGCGCTGGTGATGACAAAGACCTTACGCATGTGGATCACTCC
Above is a window of Micromonospora coriariae DNA encoding:
- a CDS encoding DUF6220 domain-containing protein; amino-acid sequence: MRKVFVITSALVVVVVLAQFYLAGVGAFSRPATADAWTAHRTGAVAILALALLNTVVAALARAGGRTIAFAALPIGLVILQFVLSAMSTALGGSTTDRSGLPLYLVALHAVNGLAVLGTAITGLANARRLAARAADELTTGPERAHAA